From Pararhizobium sp. A13:
GTATGCGCCGAAAGGATGGGCCCGAAGCGGAAACACTGAGGCGTCTGGGCCGTGAACAGGCCGGCTCTCGGCACGGTTTCTATGACCTTACCGTCAGGTGAGCCTCGCTTCAGCGTGTCGGAAACGGCAACGGCGGGAAGCACGGCATCCGCGCCGCCTGCGAGTGCCCCAAAGCACCGATCCAGCAGGGCATGATCGATGAACGGGCGCACCGCATCCTGGATCATGACATATGCGATGCCGTTTTTTTCCAGCGCTTTCAGCCCGGCGAGCACCGACAGTTGGCGTGTCGGTCCACCGTGGACGAAGGTGATGGGCGCATTGTTGCCAGCCATGTGGCCAAGCGCTTGCTCGAACAACGCTTCGTCATCGGGGTGAATGACCACGACGATCGTTCTTTCCCGCGGCCATGTCGCAAAAACATCAAGGGTATGAGAGATAACCGGCCGTCCGCCGATGGGGCGATATTGCTTGGGGCCGTCCTGTCGCGAACCGGCGCGTTCGCCGCGCCCCGCAGCGACGATGACGATACCACAGGAAAGCTGTTCTTTTGCGTGCATTTTCTATATGGCTTCCCGCGAATGCTTCACCGTCTGGGCCTAATGCCGCTCCTGGGAGCGGCTTCAACGCGCCGGTCACACCCGTCAAAAGCCCGCATCAGGGCCATTTCGGCGCGCGTCACTTCAAACGCCGAGGTGATTTACCGCGAAGGTCGGGTCTTTACCAGTTGTCCCGGGAATTTTGTCGCGCGGCTCTGAAATCGCTTGGCAATCCTGACAAGTATGTCTAAAAATAGTGCAGAATAAAGATGTGCCCGAAAGATAATCATTTGCAGATACCGGATTTGTCATCCCCGTTCCGGGTTGGGCGGCTCTCCTTTCGAAACCGCGTCGTGCTCGCGCCGATGTCGGGCGTGACGGACTTGCCCTTCCGGCAGTTGGCCTGGCGTTACGGCGCCGGCCTCGTCGTCACCGAGATGGTAGCAAGCCGCGAACTCGTCGGCAACGCGTCGGAAAGCTGGGCGCGCCTCAAAAACTCCGGCATCGATCCGCATATGGTCCAGCTCGCCGGACGTGAAGCCCATTGGATGGCGGAAGCGGCAAGGATCGCCGCGGACAACGGCGCCGATGTCATCGACATCAATATGGGCTGCCCCGCCAAGAAAGTGACCGGTGGTTACTCCGGTTCTGCTTTGATGCGCGATCCCGACCACGCGCTGTCGCTCATCGAGGCGACCGTAAATGCCGTCGATGTTCCCGTGACGCTGAAGATGCGCCTTGGATGGGATGAGAACTCCATCAATGCGCCTGAGATCGCCAAGCGAGCGCAAGAGGCCGGTGTGAAGATGATCACCATCCACGGCCGCACGCGCGTGCAGTTCTACAATGGCAGCGCCGATTGGGATGCGATCCGCGCCGTTCGCGACGTGATTTCGGTTCCGCTCGTTGCCAACGGTGATGTCGCGACCATGGCCGATGCTGAGGAAATTCTGAGGCGCTCCGGCGCCGACGCGGTGATGATCGGCCGCTCCAGCCAAGGGCGGCCCTGGCATGCCGGCGTGCTTGCGGGCGCGGTCGAGCATCCGGAAACAGCGCAGGTCCAGGAGGTCGTCGCCGAGCATTACGGCATGATGCTCGAATTTTACGGCGCCGATATTGGTTTGAGGCACGCCCGCAAACATGTCGGCTGGTATCTCGATCGCTTCGCGCCGCATCTGGCGTCGCCGGAGAAGGCAGCGATCATGACCTCTACCGACCCGAAAGCCGTCCTCTCCCGCACCGTCGCAGCGATCGCCGCCGGATCGGGGTGCGAAGAAGAAAAGGACGCGGCATGACCGAGAAAATGCGGGACGACGAACAGAAAATCGCGGATTCCCTGCCCATGGCGGTGCTCAACGCCATCCAGAACCCGGTCATCCTTGTCGATGAAAATGGTCTCGTGGCGTTTGCAAACTGGGAAGCGGAGGCCTTTTTCGGCGCTAGCGCCAACCATCTCGCCCGCCACGACATCAGCGCCTTCATTCCCTTCGGCAGCCCGCTGTTGACGCTGATCGAGCAGGTGCGCGAGCGCCGCGCCGCCGTCAACGAATACCGCGTCGATCTGAGCTCGCCGCGGCTCGGCGCCGACAAGCTCGTCGATCTCTATGTGGCACCTGTGCTGTCCGAACCGGGCTCCGTCGTCATCGTGTTTCAAGAGCGCTCGATGGCTGACAAGATCGATCGGCAGCTCACCCATCGCGCGGCCGCCCGCTCGGTCACGGGGCTTGCCTCGATGCTGGCCCACGAAATCAAGAACCCGCTGTCTGGCATCAGGGGGGCAGCCCAGCTTCTGGAGACCTCGGTCAACGACGACGACCGGGCGCTGACGCGGCTGATCTGCGACGAGACCGATCGCATCGTCTCGCTGGTCGACCGGATGGAGGTCTTCTCCGACGAGCGGCCTGTCGACCGCCATCCGGTCAACATCCATTCGGTATTGGATCACGTGAAGGCCGTTGCCAAAGCCGGTTTCGCCCGCAAGATTCGCATCACCGAAAATTACGACCCGTCGCTGCCGCCGGTCTACGCCAATCGCGACCAGCTGATTCAGGTCTTTCTCAATCTGATCAAGAACGCCGCCGAGGCGGTCGCCGACAAGGCGGACGGCGAGATCATGCTGACGACGGCCTATCGGCCAGGCATCCGCCTCTCCGTCGCCGGAACGCGCGAGAAGATTTCGCTGCCGCTCGAATTCTGCGTACACGACAATGGCCCGGGCGTTCCATCCGATCTGGTGCCACATCTGTTCGACCCATTCATCACCACGAAAACCAATGGCTCCGGTCTCGGCCTGGCGCTGGTTGCCAAGATCATTGGCGGCCATGGCGGCATCGTTGAATGCGACAGCCAGTCGAGCCGCACGACATTTCGCGTCCTGATGCCGGCGTCGAAAGGACCAACGGCAGAAGACAGCGAACCACTGACAGTAAAAGGACAATCCCGATGACAGGCGCCACGATTCTCGTCGCTGACGACGACGCTGCCATCCGCACCGTGCTCAACCAGGCGCTCAGCCGCGCCGGCTACGATGTACGCATCACCTCGAATGCCGCGACGCTCTGGCGCTGGATCGCCGCCGGTGACGGCGACCTTGTCGTCACCGACGTGGTCATGCCCGACGAAAACGCCTTCGACCTCTTGCCGCGTATCAAGAAGGCACGGCCCGATCTGCCCGTGCTGGTGATGAGCGCCCAGAACACCTTCATGACGGCAATCAAGGCGTCCGAGAAGGGTGCCTATGACTACCTGCCCAAGCCCTTCGATCTGACGGAACTGATCGCGATCATCGGCCGGGCGCTCGCCGAGCCCAAGCGCAAGCCGGCGAAGATGGACGACGACACGCAGGACGGCATGCCGCTGGTTGGCCGCTCCGCCGCGATGCAGGAAATCTACCGCGTGCTGGCACGCCTGATGCAGACCGATCTGACGCTGATGATCACAGGCGAATCGGGGACCGGCAAGGAATTGGTGGCGCGGGCGTTGCACGACTATGGGAAGCGCCGCAACGGCCCCTTCGTCGCGATCAATATGGCGGCCATCCCGCGCGATCTCATCGAATCGGAACTCTTCGGCCATGAGAAGGGCGCTTTCACCGGCGCGCAAAACCGATCGACGGGTCGGTTCGAGCAGGCCGAAGGCGGCACGCTGTTCCTCGATGAAATCGGTGATATGCCGATGGATGCCCAGACACGACTGCTGCGCGTGCTGCAGCAGGGCGAATATACCACCGTTGGCGGCCGCACGCCGATCCGTTCCGATGTCCGCATCGTGGCTGCAACCAACAAGGACCTGAAACAGTCGATCAATCAGGGCCTTTTCCGCGAGGACCTCTATTACCGGCTCAACGTCGTGCCGCTGCGCCTGCCGCCGCTGCGTGATCGCGCCGAGGATATTCCCGACCTCGTTCGCCATTTCGTCCAGCAGGCGGAGAAGGAAGGCCTCGACGTCAAACGTTTCGACCAGGAAGCGCTTGAACTGATGAAGGCGCATCCGTGGCCCGGCAACGTCCGCGAGCTCGAAAACGTCGTTCGCCGCCTGACGGCTCTCTATCCGCAGGACGTGATCACCAGGGAGATCATCGAAAGCGAATTGCGCTCCGATATTCCCGACAGCCCCATCGAAAAGGCGTCGAGCCGCCCGGGATCGATGTCGATTTCCCAGGCAGTGGAAGAGAACATGCGGCAGTATTTTGCCGGTTTTGGCGACAGTTTGCCACCGGCCGGCCTTTACGACCGGGTGCTGGCCGAGATGGAATACCCCTTGATTCTGGCCGCCTTGACGGCAACACGCGGCAATCAGATCAAGGCCGCCGACCTGCTTGGCCTGAACCGAAACACGTTGCGCAAGAAAATTCGCGAGCTTGGCGTTTCGGTTTACCGCAGCTCACGCAGCGCTTGACTTCGTACCGAGAACCGTTGCATTTTCGCCACAATATGTTGCTTAGAAAGCACACGGATGAGAGCGGTAGTTTGAATGCTTTGTCCGTTTGATCGGGTTGCCGGCGCGGAATAGTGCGTCGCCAACGGGTCGGTGCGGTCATTTTCTTGACCACAGAGCGTAAAATGCCCGCCGTCGTCCCATCAGGAACGGCCCCGGGTTGGGGGATGCGTTTTTGATGGCCGAAGGGCTTGTTGTGCCAGTAGCGAAAGAAGAAGCTGCTATGATCGGCCATGACCGGCGCGCGTCGTTCGCGTTTCCCGGTCTTGTTCTGGCAACCGGCGCGCTCGCCTGCGCGATCGTATCGCTGCTCGTTCTTCTCGGCCTGACGCCGATCCGGCCGGAAACCAACATCATAATTGGCTCGGCTGCCATCAATACGCTGTTTGTTATCGGCCTGTTGTTCCTGATCGGCCGGGAAATTCTGCGCCTTCTGAAAGCCCGCAACCGCGGCCGCGCAGCGGCGCGATTGCACGTCCGCATCGTTGCGCTGTTTTCGATCGTAGCGATCACTCCGGCCATTCTGGTTGCGATCTTTGCCAGCATCACGCTTGATGTCGGTCTCGACCGCTGGTTTTCGCTACGCACACAGTCGATCGTCAATTCATCGCTCGAGGTCGCCCAGGCCTATGTCCTGGAAAATGCGAGCTACCTCCAGGGCCAGACGGTCTCCATGGCCAATGACCTGGAGCGCAACCGCCAGCTCTACAGCCTCGACCGGACCGGTTTTATCGACCTGATGACACGGCAGGCCCGCGGGCGCGGCATGCTCGGCGCTTTCCTGGTGCGCGCGGACGGCTCGCCCATCCTGCAGGCGAATATCCCGACTGAGCGGCCGTTGCCGGCCATTCCGAGGGATGCGCTGCTCAGCACCGCGTCCGGACAGCCGACCCTCATCCCGCCCGGTGTGACCAATCTCGTCGGCGCAGTCATCCCGATCGACAATATCAGCGGTGCCTATCTCTACACCGTGCGCAGCGTCGACCCCAAGGTCATGCGCTCGATGCGGCAGATGGAAGAGAACACCGCCGAATACAAGAATCTCGAGGCCGGACGCACATCGCTGCAGGTGGCCTTCGGTGTGCTCTATCTCGGTTTTGCGCTGATCGTGCTTCTGGCTGCCATCTGGACCGCGATCGCAGTCGCCGACCGGATCGTGCGGCCGATCCGGCTTTTGATCGGGGCCGCCGACAGCGTGGCGTCTGGAAACCTGAATGTGGTGGTGCCCGTCCATGCGGTCGATGGTGATGTCGGCAGCCTGTCGCGCACCTTCAACAAGATGATCGCCGAAATCCGGACGCAGCGGGATCAGATCCTCGAAGCCAAGGACGAGATGGACGATCGGCGACGGTTTATCGAGGCCGTGCTTTCCGGGGTCACTGCCGCGGTGATCGGTGTCGAGGACGACCGGCGCATTACAATTGCCAATCCGTCATCCGAACATTTCCTCTCGCGCCCGATCCTGGAGCTTGTCGGCGAAAAACTTGCCGACGTGGCGCCTGAAATCGAACAGGTGCTGAACGAGGCCGCGAGCCGTCATCGCAACGACTACCGCAAGCAGATCAACATCATGCGCGGCGGAACGGAGCGCACGCTGAATGTTCAGGTGACGCGCGAGGAATCGCACGACGCCAAGGAATCCTACGTCATCACCGTCGATGACATCACCGATCTGGTCATCGCCCAGCGCTCGACCGCCTGGGCCGACGTCGCCCGCCGTATCGCCCACGAGATCAAGAACCCGCTGACGCCGATCCAGCTTTCGGCCGAGCGCCTGAAGCGCCGCTATGGCAAGCAGATCAATCAGGACGACCGGACCGTGTTTGATCAATGCACCGACACGATCGTTCGCCAGGTCGAGGATATCGGCCGCATGGTCGATGAATTCTCCGGCTTTGCACGGATGCCGAAGCCGACAAAGGAACAAGCGGATCTGCGCAACATCCTCAAGGATGCGATCTTCCTGCGCGAGATGGGGAATACCCATGTGACCTTCATCCGCGATCTCGGCGACGAACCGCTCGACGGCACCTTCGACGGCCGTATGCTCGGCCAGGCATTTGGTAACATCATCAAGAACGCGGTCGAGGCGATCGAGGCCCTGCCGGCCGATGCCGTTCGCGGCGACCGCCGCGTCATGGTCCGCTCGCGACGCAATGAAACGAGCGGCCAGTTCGTTGTCGATATCATCGACAACGGCAAGGGGCTGCCAACCGAAAACCGCCACCGCATTCTCGAGCCTTACATGACGATGCGGGAGAAGGGCACCGGCCTCGGCCTTGCGATCGTCAAGAAGATCATCGAGGACCATGGCGGACAATTGGAACTGCATGACGCGCCCGCTGATTTCGATCACGGACAGGGCGCCATGATTCGCATTATTTTGCCGCCAGCCGGACAGAGCGGCGGCACTGAAGACAGACAGGACAAGGATACTTCCCATGGCGGCTGACATTCTGGTTGTGGACGACGAGGAGGACATTCGCGAGATTGTCTCCGGCATTCTGTCCGACGAGGGCCACGAAACCCGAACCGCGTTCGACAGCGACAGCGCGTTACAGGCGATCAGCGACCGCGTGCCGCGCCTCGTCTTTCTCGATATCTGGATGCAGGGCAGCCGTCTTGACGGCTTGGCGCTTCTCGACGAGATCAAGGGCCGTTATCCGGACCTGCCGGTGGTCATGATTTCCGGGCACGGCAATATCGAGACCGCCGTTTCGGCGATCCGCCGGGGTGCCTATGATTTCATTGAAAAGCCCTTCAAAGCTGATCGGCTGATCCTGATCGCCGAGCGCGCGCTGGAGAACTCCAAGCTCAAGAGGGAAGTCTCCGAGCTGAAGAAACGCTCTGGCGATCCCGTTGAACTGATCGGCACCTCCGTTGCCGTCTCGCAGCTTCGCCAGACGATCGAGAAGGTCGCGCCGACCAATAGCCGCATCATGATCCACGGCCCTTCCGGTTCGGGCAAGGAGCTCGTGGCGCGGATGATCCACCGCAAGTCTTCACGAATGGCAGGTCCCTTTGTCGCACTGAATGCGGCGGCGATCACGCCGGACCGCATGGAAATTGCGCTCTTCGGCACGGAGGGAACGCCGGGCCAGCCGCGCAAGACCGGCGCGCTGGAAGAGGCGCATGGCGGAATTCTCTATCTCGACGAAGTCGGCGAAATGCCGCGTGAAACGCAGAATAAGATCCTGCGCGTGCTGGTCGATCAGCAGTTCGAACGCGTCGGGGGCTCCAAGCGCGTCAAGGTCGATGTCCGCATCATCTCCTCGACCGCCTACAATCTCGAAAGCCAGATCGCCGAGGGGGCTTTCCGCGAGGATCTCTACCATCGCCTGGCGGTCATTCCGGTACGGGTGCCGGCGCTTGCCGAGCGCCGCGAGGATATTCCCTTCCTGGTCGACATGTTCATGCGCCAGATCAGCGAGCAGGCAGGCATTCGCAGCCGCAAGATTGGCGATGATGCGCTGGCCGTGCTGCAATCGCATGACTGGCCGGGCAACATCCGTCAATTGCGCAACAATATCGAGCGGCTGATGATCCTTGCCCGCAGTGACGGCCCCGACACGGCGATCTCGGCCGACATGCTGCCAAGCGAGGTGGGCGACAGCTTGCCGAAGATATCGGCGCAGGGGGATCAGCATATCATGACGCTGCCGTTGCGTGAGGCGCGTGAAATGTTCGAGCGGGATTATCTGATCGCCCAGATCAATCGTTTCGGCGGCAATATTTCACGCACGGCCGAGTTCGTCGGCATGGAGCGTTCGGCTCTACACCGGAAGCTGAAATCGCTCGGCGTCTGAAATCGCCGGTTCCTATCTCTTGAAATAAGTCATCCATGTCGAGAATTGCCTATGTCAACGGCGCCTACCGGCGTCATGCCGATGCCGCCGTCCACATCGAGGATCGGGGTTTTCAATTTGCCGATGGCGTCTATGAAGTCTGCGAAGTCCGCCACGGCTACATCGTCGATTTGACGCGGCATCTCGACCGGCTCGACCGATCTCTCACGGAAATCCGTATCGCCTGGCCGATGACGCGGGCGGCGCTCGTTGTCGTCATTCGCGAAGTTCTGCGGCGCAACCGGGTACGCAACGGCCTGTTTTACCTGCAGGTGACGCGCGGAGCCGCCCGGCGAGACCATGTCTTTCCTGCAGAGGGGACGCCATCGACGATCGTCGTCACGGCGAAGAGAACCGACGCTTCACTCATCGCAAGGAAGAACGCAGTTGGAGTCCGAGCGATCACCGTGCCGGAAAACCGATGGGATCGTGTCGACGTCAAGACCGTCGGGCTGCTGCCGAACGTTCTCGCCCGGCAGGCGGCAAAAGAGGACGGCGCTCAGGAAGCGATCTTCGTCGAGCCGGACGGCACGGTGAAGGAAGGCGCTGCGACCAATGTGTGGATCGTCGACAAGGATGGAACGCTGCGGACGCGCCATGCCGATCACGGCATTCTTCGCGGCATCACCCGCACGACGCTGATGGACGTGGTTGCCGCAGCGGGAATCGATATTGAGGAGCGAGCATTTTCGGTCGAAGAAATGCTTGTCGCGCGTGAGGTTTTCATTACGGCTGCGACAAGCATCTGCTTTCCGGTGGTGGCGGTTAACGGTAAAACCATCGCCAATGGCCATCCCGGCAGCGTGTCACAGAAAATTCGTGAAGCCTTTTTCGACATTGCGGAAAAGACTGCGATTTGATACCAAAATCCTGGGGGACGCTCTGAAGGAGACTTCTGACGGCGTTCGGGATAAACAGATCGAATAATCAACCGGTTAAGTTGAACCGGCAAATAAGAAAGAAGCGGCGCTATGGCGGAACGTTCTCAGAACTTGCAGGATCTTTTTCTCAACACCGTCCGCAAGCAGAAGATATCTCTGACGATATTTCTTATCAATGGTGTGAAACTGACGGGCGTCGTCACATCTTTCGACAACTTTTGTGTCCTCTTGCGGCGTGACGGGCATTCCCAGCTCGTATACAAGCACGCGATCTCGACGATCATGCCGGGTCAGCCGATGCAGATGTTCGAGAGTGAAGAATCCGCGTCCTGACGGGATACAAGGCACATTACCAAACGTGATACAAAATCGGCGTCGATCATCCCGGAGCTCGAAAAGCTGCGTGATGACATGCGCGCCGTGGTCATTGTTCCGGTCCTGAAAAAGACCGGCAGGCAGAATGCGGACGTGATTGTCGCGACCTCGACGCGCAGCGACGAAAGCCGACTCGAGGAAACCATCGGGCTGGCACTTGCGATCGATCTTGAGGTCGTGCACGGCACGATCGTGCCCATCGCCCAACCGAAGCCGGGAACGTTGCTTGGAAGTGGCAAGATCGAGGAAATTGGTCATCTGCTCATCGAGCACAATGCCGGCCTGGTGATCGTCGATCATCCGCTGACGCCTGTTCAGCAGCGAAACCTCGAAAAAGAATGGAACTGCAAGGTCATCGACCGGACCGGTCTCATCCTCGAAATCTTCGGTCGCCGCGCCTCCACCCGGGAAGGCACGCTGCAGGTCGATCTTGCGCATCTGAACTACCAGAAAGGCCGGCTGGTCCGCAGTTGGACCCACCTCGAGCGCCAGCGCGGCGGTGCCGGTTTCATGGGCGGTCCCGGTGAAACGCAGATCGAAGCCGACCGCCGGCTGCTGCAGGAAAAGATCGTCAAGCTGGAGAAGGAACTGGAGCAGGTCCGCCGCACGCGCCAGCTTCACCGTGCCAAGCGCAAGAAAGTGCCACATCCGATCGTCGCCCTTGTCGGCTACACCAACGCCGGCAAATCGACCCTGTTCAATCGCATTACCGGCGCCGGCGTTCTTGCCGAAGACATGCTGTTTGCCACGCTTGATCCGACGCTGCGCCGCATGAAGCTGCCGCATGGGCGCATGGTGATCCTGTCCGACACCGTCGGGTTTATCTCCGACCTGCCGACGCATCTGGTCGCCGCCTTCCGGGCGACGCTGGAAGAGGTTCTGGAAGCCGACTTGATCCTGCACGTTCGCGATCTCGCCGACCCCGACAATCAGGTGCAGGCGCAAGACGTGCTGCGCATCCTGACCGATCTCGGCATCGACGAGAAGGCAAGGGCAGAGCGCATCATCGAGGTCTGGAACAAGATCGACCTGCTTGACGCTGAAACGCGGGCCGGCCTCGTGCAGAAGGCTGAAAACACGGACAATACGACGGCTGTTTCGGCGATCACCGGCGACGGCATCGATCATCTGCTCGAGGAAATCGGCAGCCGGCTTTCCGGCGTCATGACGGAATGCACGGTCGCCCTGCCTGTCGAGAAGCTGCAATTGCTGTCGTGGGTTTACGGGCATGCGATCGTGGACGGCCGCGAAGACATGGAAGACGGATCGGTCAGTCTCGATCTGCGACTGACGGCCGCCGAAGCGGAAGAACTCGAGCGCCGGCTGGGGAACGGACCGAAGGCTGTCGCCCAGGATTGGTAGGTTTCAGAGCGGCTGACGTTACGGAATGCCGTTACGTTAGTTGCCTCTCGATCGCCTTTGCTGCCTGCCAGAGTTCTTCCATCCGTTCCAGCGTCGCATCTTCAAGCGTTTCTCCAGCCGACTCCAGTTCGGTCTCGATGTGGCGGAAGCGGCGCCGGAACTTGGTGTTCGTTCCGCGCAGAGCCATTTCCGGATCGGCGCCGACATGGCGGCCGATATTGACCACGGCAAAGATCAGGTCGCCGAGTTCATCCGCCACCTTGGCCTTGTCATTGGCGGCGAGCGCCTCGCGCAATTCGGCGATCTCTTCCTCGATCTTGTCGAGGATCGGTTCCGGCGAGGACCAGTCGAAGCCGACTTTTGCCGCTCGCTCCTGCAGCTTCAGCGCTTCGACCAGGGCCGGAAAGCTGCGCTGGACCGAACCGAGATGGCCCTTGTTTGCATCTTCGGGAAAACCGTGCCGGGCGCGCCGCGCGCGGCGTTCGTCCTTTTCAGCCTGCTTGATCTCGCTCCATTGCCGCTTGACCGCCTCCGGCGTGTCTGCGTCCGAGTGGGCAAAGACGTGCGGATGACGGCGGATCATCTTTCGCGTGATTGCCTCGACCACGTCGCCGAAGGCGAAGTCTCCGGCTTCCTCGGCCATGCGGGCGTGAAAAACCACCTGCAGAAGCAGGTCGCCCAGTTCATCGCAGAGGTCGTCCATGTCGCCACGCTCGATGGCGTCGGCGACCTCGTAGGCTTCTTCGATCGTATAAGGCTTGATCGTCTCGAAGGTCTGGACGACATCCCAGGGGCAGCCGGTTTCCGGCTGGCGCAGGGCTGCCATGATGTCGAGGAGGCGCGTGATGTCCTTGGAGGGCTGCATGGGTCTCAATTCAGCGGGATCGCGTTGTCGTCCTTGCCGGACTGGTAGGCATCGGACAGGGACTGGTATTTTTCACGGATGCGCTTGTCCTGGGCGCGCAGCGCCGATTTCGCGTCGGATGTCGCAACCAGATCGGCGATCGACGAGGACCGCCAGAAGGCGTTGTTCTTCGCATAACCGCCCGGATCGAGCCGGAAGACCTCCTTCAGGATCTTCAAATCGTGCGGGATGGAAAAGGCGTCGCGGGAATCTTCGTGGCTGAAGAAATAATAGAAATTGTCGAAGCCGGCCCAGGTGATGGCCGAAAGGCACATCGAGCAGGGCTCGTGGGTGGACAGGAAGATCAAGTCCTTGGTGTCCGGCTTCTCTGCTCGTTCGTAAAAGCGTTTCAGCGTATGCACTTCGCCGTGCCACAGCGGATTTTCGGTTTCGTTGTTCGTCTCGGCGATCACCAGGGACAGGTCCGATTTACGCAGGATGGCGGCGCCGAAGACCTTGTTGCCGGCGCTAACGCCCTTTTCCGTCAGCGGAAGAATGTCAGCCTCGATGACGGTCAGAAGGCGTTCGGCGAGATCGGAATTCGTCATCCTATTGTGACTCCGGAAAGTGGCGTGGCGGCATTTGAAAAGCTATGGATGGCAATACGCAATGCCGCATGGCTGCGTCAAGCTGCTGTTGCAGCCGTGCCATAGCCGGAGATATTTGCTCAATTTATGCTGAAGTCGAGCAAAAGAATACGCCGCTTCAAAAGCCTGCGAATTTCTGTTTCTTCAATTTTCCTTCTATAAAAGGGATATTCCCCAGAACCTGTAACAGGATCAGATTCCTAACTCATGACCGAGCAGCTGACCGTTTTTCCGGCCTTCTTTCGCGTTGCGCAAAAAAGCGTGGCGGTGTTCGGCAATGGCGACGAGGCTTTTGCCAAGGTACGGCTGCTCCTGAACACGCAGGCCCGGATCGTCGCTTTTGCGGATGAGCCGGAATCGGATTTTGCTGCTTTCCTTTCCGCCAATGCCATCGACATTGTGCGCGCGCCGTTCGCGCCAGCTCAGGTCAAAGACGCGACACTGGTCTTTGCCGCGACCGGTGATGCCGCGCAGGATCGGACGATTGTGGCGGCTGCCCGTGAGCAGAGAATTCCCGCCAACGCCGTCGATCAGCCGGAGTTCTGCGATTTCCTGACGCCGGCGCTGGTCAATCGTGCGCCGGTCGCTGTGGCGATCGGAACCGAAGGCGCCGGCCCGGTGCTGGCGCAGATGATCCGTGCCCAGATCGATCAACTCCTGTCGCCCTCGCTCGGCGCACTTGCATCGTTGGCACAAGCCTATCGGGACGCAGCCGACCGGATTTTGCCGCGGGGTGTGTCGCGTCGCGTCTTCTGGCGCCGCTTTTTCTCCGGTGCCGTGGCGGACCAGGTCGCGCTCGGCAATGTCGCCGAAGCCCGCCGTCAAGCGTCACGTCTGCTGCAGTTGGTGGATCGTGTGCCTGGCCATGTCTGGCTGGTTGGTGCCGGCCCGGGGGCCGAGGACCTTTTGACCCTGCGGGCGCAGCGGGTGATGATGGAAGCCGACGTGATCGTCTACGATGCGCTGGTGCCGCAGGCGATCGTCGATATGGGCCGC
This genomic window contains:
- the mazG gene encoding nucleoside triphosphate pyrophosphohydrolase, yielding MQPSKDITRLLDIMAALRQPETGCPWDVVQTFETIKPYTIEEAYEVADAIERGDMDDLCDELGDLLLQVVFHARMAEEAGDFAFGDVVEAITRKMIRRHPHVFAHSDADTPEAVKRQWSEIKQAEKDERRARRARHGFPEDANKGHLGSVQRSFPALVEALKLQERAAKVGFDWSSPEPILDKIEEEIAELREALAANDKAKVADELGDLIFAVVNIGRHVGADPEMALRGTNTKFRRRFRHIETELESAGETLEDATLERMEELWQAAKAIERQLT
- a CDS encoding D-amino-acid transaminase gives rise to the protein MSRIAYVNGAYRRHADAAVHIEDRGFQFADGVYEVCEVRHGYIVDLTRHLDRLDRSLTEIRIAWPMTRAALVVVIREVLRRNRVRNGLFYLQVTRGAARRDHVFPAEGTPSTIVVTAKRTDASLIARKNAVGVRAITVPENRWDRVDVKTVGLLPNVLARQAAKEDGAQEAIFVEPDGTVKEGAATNVWIVDKDGTLRTRHADHGILRGITRTTLMDVVAAAGIDIEERAFSVEEMLVAREVFITAATSICFPVVAVNGKTIANGHPGSVSQKIREAFFDIAEKTAI
- a CDS encoding sigma-54 dependent transcriptional regulator — encoded protein: MAADILVVDDEEDIREIVSGILSDEGHETRTAFDSDSALQAISDRVPRLVFLDIWMQGSRLDGLALLDEIKGRYPDLPVVMISGHGNIETAVSAIRRGAYDFIEKPFKADRLILIAERALENSKLKREVSELKKRSGDPVELIGTSVAVSQLRQTIEKVAPTNSRIMIHGPSGSGKELVARMIHRKSSRMAGPFVALNAAAITPDRMEIALFGTEGTPGQPRKTGALEEAHGGILYLDEVGEMPRETQNKILRVLVDQQFERVGGSKRVKVDVRIISSTAYNLESQIAEGAFREDLYHRLAVIPVRVPALAERREDIPFLVDMFMRQISEQAGIRSRKIGDDALAVLQSHDWPGNIRQLRNNIERLMILARSDGPDTAISADMLPSEVGDSLPKISAQGDQHIMTLPLREAREMFERDYLIAQINRFGGNISRTAEFVGMERSALHRKLKSLGV
- the hflX gene encoding GTPase HflX, whose protein sequence is MRAVVIVPVLKKTGRQNADVIVATSTRSDESRLEETIGLALAIDLEVVHGTIVPIAQPKPGTLLGSGKIEEIGHLLIEHNAGLVIVDHPLTPVQQRNLEKEWNCKVIDRTGLILEIFGRRASTREGTLQVDLAHLNYQKGRLVRSWTHLERQRGGAGFMGGPGETQIEADRRLLQEKIVKLEKELEQVRRTRQLHRAKRKKVPHPIVALVGYTNAGKSTLFNRITGAGVLAEDMLFATLDPTLRRMKLPHGRMVILSDTVGFISDLPTHLVAAFRATLEEVLEADLILHVRDLADPDNQVQAQDVLRILTDLGIDEKARAERIIEVWNKIDLLDAETRAGLVQKAENTDNTTAVSAITGDGIDHLLEEIGSRLSGVMTECTVALPVEKLQLLSWVYGHAIVDGREDMEDGSVSLDLRLTAAEAEELERRLGNGPKAVAQDW
- the cysG gene encoding siroheme synthase CysG, which codes for MTEQLTVFPAFFRVAQKSVAVFGNGDEAFAKVRLLLNTQARIVAFADEPESDFAAFLSANAIDIVRAPFAPAQVKDATLVFAATGDAAQDRTIVAAAREQRIPANAVDQPEFCDFLTPALVNRAPVAVAIGTEGAGPVLAQMIRAQIDQLLSPSLGALASLAQAYRDAADRILPRGVSRRVFWRRFFSGAVADQVALGNVAEARRQASRLLQLVDRVPGHVWLVGAGPGAEDLLTLRAQRVMMEADVIVYDALVPQAIVDMGRRDAERLSVGKRKGCHTKSQEEINQLLVRLGQEGKRVVRLKSGDPLVYGRAGEEMAALRDAGITYEIVPGITSAFAAAADFELPLTLRGVASSLIFTTGHDLTGDVLPDWARLAISGATIAVYMGRTVAASVAARLMQAGLPAETTVAVVENASRAERKLLHGTLKDLPDLQYRDELDGPVMVIIGDAVAGANFERSEPLVRAKASGETAPVRGTDLPRKHKDEVRN
- the hfq gene encoding RNA chaperone Hfq, which gives rise to MAERSQNLQDLFLNTVRKQKISLTIFLINGVKLTGVVTSFDNFCVLLRRDGHSQLVYKHAISTIMPGQPMQMFESEESAS
- a CDS encoding nucleoside deaminase encodes the protein MTNSDLAERLLTVIEADILPLTEKGVSAGNKVFGAAILRKSDLSLVIAETNNETENPLWHGEVHTLKRFYERAEKPDTKDLIFLSTHEPCSMCLSAITWAGFDNFYYFFSHEDSRDAFSIPHDLKILKEVFRLDPGGYAKNNAFWRSSSIADLVATSDAKSALRAQDKRIREKYQSLSDAYQSGKDDNAIPLN